Proteins encoded by one window of Sardina pilchardus chromosome 7, fSarPil1.1, whole genome shotgun sequence:
- the dhh gene encoding desert hedgehog protein — protein MPAGVLRCQVTPMTLSPWHRRALLVLLSVCTSASLLVHGCGPGPGYGPRPRPRKLIPLRYKQFVPPISENNLGASGRPEGKITRASERFNELVCNYNIHIDFKDEEHTQADRFMTKRCKDCLDRLALAVMLQWPKTRLRVTEAWDEDGNHPFDSLHYEGRAVDITTSDRNTSKYGLLAQLAVEAGFDWVHYESKHHVHCSVKADHSVALERGGCFPGSATVTVEGGEQMPMFLLKPGDKVLSQTELGQTVFSRILLFLHKDCESRSLFLVLGTEDGQRLTLTPNHLLFHSSYYEADHSKYQACFASRVQKGDYLLIHGSGGRVRPSKVTSLTVEERTGIYAPLTEEGTLFVDGVLASSYASMEDHRLAHWAFGLMRFLLSLPQWTQDVEQESKQVRVAVATHTGPHIYDDAQKIGHTRGNGTLKVKGVGWYQNNHCQQNTLSLKNSYGETCENYRPKQGKVHWYARLLHTLGQILLDPQIFY, from the exons ATGCCAGCAGGTGTTCTGCGCTGTCAAGTCACGCCAATGACGTTGTCTCCGTGGCATAGGCGGGCACTGCTCGTCTTGCTGTCGGTGTGCACATCCGCATCGCTGTTGGTCCACGGATGCGGCCCTGGACCCGGGTATGGTCCCCGTCCCAGACCGCGCAAACTAATTCCTCTGAGGTACAAGCAGTTTGTACCACCAATCTCTGAGAATAACCTCGGTGCAAGCGGGCGGCCAGAGGGCAAGATTACGCGCGCCTCGGAACGCTTTAACGAGTTGGTGTGCAACTACAACATTCACATCGACTTCAAAGACGAAGAGCACACTCAAGCTGACCGCTTCATGACAAAG CGCTGCAAAGACTGTCTGGACAGACTAGCCCTAGCTGTGATGTTGCAGTGGCCAAAGACCAGGCTGCGGGTTACCGAGGCCTGGGACGAGGATGGAAACCATCCATTTGATTCTCTGCACTATGAGGGCCGCGCCGTGGACATCACCACTTCAGACCGCAACACCTCCAAGTACGGCCTACTGGCCCAGTTAGCTGTGGAGGCTGGCTTTGACTGGGTCCATTATGAATCCAAGCATCATGTGCACTGCTCTGTCAAAGCTG ATCACTCTGTGGCTCTTGAGAGAGGTGGCTGTTTCCCAGGGTCAGCAACGGTAACTGTAGAAGGAGGAGAACAGATGCCTATGTTTTTACTGAAGCCTGGAGACAAAGTCCTTTCCCAGACCGAGTTGGGTCAAACTGTTTTCAGTCGCATACTGCTCTTTCTACACAAGGACTGTGAGAGCAGGTCTTTGTTCTTAGTGCTGGGCACGGAGGATGGTCAAAGACTTACGCTAACACCTAATCACCTGCTCTTTCATTCCTCTTATTATGAAGCAGATCACAGCAAGTACCAAGCTTGCTTTGCCAGCAGAGTGCAGAAGGGAGACTATCTCCTCATTCATGGATCAGGAGGTAGAGTTAGACCATCCAAGGTAACCTCACTCACAGTGGAAGAGCGGACTGGAATCTATGCTCCCCTGACAGAAGAAGGCACTCTTTTTGTGGATGGAGTCCTAGCCTCTAGCTATGCCTCTATGGAGGATCACAGACTTGCCCACTGGGCCTTCGGGCTCATGcgcttcctgctctctcttccacaGTGGACCCAGGATGTGGAACAAGAGAGCAAGCAAGTCAGAGTGgcagtggccacacacactgggccacaTATTTACGATGATGCACAGAAAATAGGCCACACAAGGGGGAATGGGACACTCAAAGTCAAAGGTGTAGGTTGGTATCAGAATAACCACTGCCAAcaaaacacactttcactgaaAAACAGTTATGGGGAAACCTGTGAGAATTACAGACCTAAACAGGGTAAAGTTCATTGGTATGCTAGACTATTGCACACCCTTGGGCAAATATTACTGGACCCTCAGATATTCTACTAA